In the Topomyia yanbarensis strain Yona2022 chromosome 3, ASM3024719v1, whole genome shotgun sequence genome, one interval contains:
- the LOC131687641 gene encoding uncharacterized protein LOC131687641 yields the protein MERMVNRRLMDLLEERKLLDQRQFAFRRGAGTGAYLSSFGEVVRQSVTDGLHADIAILDVAKAYNTVWRHGVLQQLANWRITGNMGHFLSDYLSNRTFRVGIGGAQSDTFPEDNGVPQGSVIAVTLFLVSMNSLFASLPAGIYVFVYADDIVLVATGRTTIRTRRKLQPP from the coding sequence ATGGAGCGAATGGTCAACAGACGACTCATGGACCTACTGGAGGAGCGTAAACTCCTGGATCAACGGCAGTTTGCGTTCCGACGTGGAGCAGGAACAGGTGCCTATCTCTCCAGCTTTGGAGAGGTGGTGCGTCAATCCGTAACTGATGGCCTGCACGCCGATATCGCCATACTCGACGTGGCGAAGGCTTATAATACCGTGTGGCGTCACGGAGTACTGCAACAACTGGCCAACTGGAGAATCACTGGAAACATGGGCCACTTCTTGAGCGACTACCTATCTAATCGCACTTTTCGGGTGGGAATCGGAGGTGCCCAATCCGACACCTTTCCGGAAGACAACGGGGTTCCCCAGGGATCAGTCATCGCCGTCACACTGTTCCTGGTATCCATGAACTCCTTATTCGCCAGCCTACCGGCGGGGATCTACGTGTTCGTGTACGCTGATGACATCGTGCTGGTCGCGACGGGAAGGACCACCATACGTACCCGCCGCAAACTTCAGCCGCCGTAA
- the LOC131687642 gene encoding uncharacterized protein LOC131687642, translated as MSEQNAATSADGKTGTGMITDLDVASDRASMGEGSKQIYSGHSCKTCTLADSSRMVQCDNCDDWHHFTCVGVSQLVQYEDWCCIKCSSMKLIKGKQKYTGTKPKLVRKNRNKEVTKKPGKPRKRKSIEEQSDVKINGKNAEYQLRAKEQVGNHSKAGSVKSTVSNSVKARLELKLRKLEAEQTILDEKRKLLDEQLSVMEELAELQSERGSKSVHEDCNSRVHDWLSKEFSEKMNISQNESESSEANELDESEETSSCEEDESGDSTDESDQDEADLELARSFCPKKRSTPKDEGNKRMSREHNSATKCKPTSCILTRNQLAARQVVSKELPIFTGNPEEWPMFLSTYENTTSMCGFRDDENMIRLRNCLKGNALTSVRSFLLHPSTVDKAMAALKLRFGQPHSIINALKEKILCIPPLKPDAIDKLIDFALAVQNLYATIGACGHKEYLRDVSLLQELVAKLPPSIRLDWARQCRNLRKVNLAAFSKWVYTLAEDACLVVGNTDKQQFHDQYGPHKGKATLNVHSELAGSSLQYEKSPKQEAPTGALDNENTASCAICRGECQSLERCQKFQNLSYDEKWAAVREFKVCRKCLKNHKGGCNYQPCGRDGCIFKHHPLLHKVLKAESPITYTPNGAQSCNTHRTQPNSSLFRYVPVVLHGKQKSVECYAFLDDGSELTLIDQEIANELELAGIPRPLCLKWTGGTERYEAESQSVDLFISGQNGKRYLMDDVRTVQELQLPRQTLDVERLQNLHPYLRGIPVQSYRDVCPRILIGVKHASVSLVRKSREGQPSQPIAIKTNVGWIVYGGSSTEQSVTMTHFTNHECSCDGNHDDALNRTMKEYFNLDSLGVTRPVKDIRSRDDEYALNLLNELTRINGQRFETGLLWRQGAIRLPDSKSMALQRFKSLEKRMERDEILSHALNEKIADYRAKGYIRKLESEEINRVHEHVWYLPVFPVTNPNKPGKVRIVWDAAACSYGISLNSALLTGPDLLVSLISVLYKFRERRFAICGDICEMFHQIRIRREDQNFQRFLWRDDCTQKEPSVFVMQVMTFGACCSPCSAQFVKNHNAERFAKDYPEAVNAIIKSTYVDDMLCSVDTEDEAVRLAQEVYFVHKQGGFEIRNWMSNSPRVLAALNEDQWTEKSLDLTSDLATEKVLGMWWCTASDCFTFKINWHRFDENILNGRRHPTKREVLRTLMTIYDPIGLISHYLMFLKVLLQDIWRSSVGWDDAIEETHNNKWRTWLKLLPQVENLKIPRCYLPTTIAGDLIDVQLHTFVDASELGMSAVVYLRIERGARIECSLVGSKTRVAPIKYLTIPRLELQAAVIGARLADSIAGSLSIKISRRFFWSDSRNVLSWLRADHRRYSQFVAARVSEVLELTELKDWRWVPTKQNVADEGTKWQRQPSLTIDSRWFNAPTFLHLPETEWVVTPLELRVTEEELRVTVHAHIKGKDPILLAKDFSSWRRLIRVTAYVLRFINNVHRNQLTKTSSYLSGDEIKRAEEYHFRQAQKDAYPAELFILKIEKEEQAKIRKIPRNSSIYGLNAVLDHSGLIRMKGRAGACPYLDAEAISPIILPSDHHITKLAVIDFHEKYHHQNQEAVINEVKQRFCIPRLRRLYGQIRSSCQRCKIRDANPQPPAMADLPPCRLATYDRPFTHTGVDYFGPMEVTVGRRVEKRWGVLLTCLTIRAVHLEIASSLNTSSCIMALRNFAVRRGMPAAFYSDRRTNFIGSDRELKRLIHGIDQTLMAKEFTTPQTTWHFNPPAAPHMGGSWERLIRSIKRNLSEIMKARRPTDEELRNALLEIEGVLNSRPLTHVPVDNESAPALTPNHFLLGSSDGSKPLTILNVSSISLRRGWQTSQVIANQFWKRWLRDYLPEITRRSKWFDKVKPIEIGDIVLIVDPDHPRNCWPKGRVINTVNKDGQVRRATIQTERGIYERPAVKLAVLDVGCVAE; from the coding sequence ATGTCTGAGCAAAATGCTGCGACTAGCGCTGATGGTAAAACTGGTACGGGAATGATCACGGATCTTGATGTAGCCTCTGATCGTGCTTCGATGGGCGAAGGCTCCAAGCAAATTTACAGTGGGCATAGTTGCAAAACATGTACATTAGCCGATAGCAGCAGAATGGTTCAATGCGATAACTGTGATGATTGGCACCATTTCACGTGTGTAGGAGTCTCACAGCTGGTGCAATACGAAGATTGGTGTTGTATCAAATGCAGTTCTATGAAGCTAATAAAAGGAAAACAAAAGTATACAGGAACAAAGCCGAAGCTGGTCAGGAAAAATAGGAACAAAGAAGTAACAAAGAAGCCAGGTAAACCTCGAAAACGCAAATCGATCGAAGAGCAATCGGATGTGAAAATCAACGGTAAAAATGCGGAGTACCAGCTTCGCGCGAAAGAACAAGTCGGAAATCACTCGAAAGCTGGATCGGTTAAATCTACTGTTTCCAATTCAGTTAAAGCGCGGCTGGAACTTAAGCTTCGTAAGCTGGAGGCTGAACAAACTATACTAGATGAGAAGAGAAAGCTTCTAGATGAACAACTGAGCGTTATGGAGGAACTGGCTGAGCTGCAGAGCGAGCGGGGAAGCAAAAGCGTGCATGAGGACTGCAATTCTCGGGTTCACGACTGGCTGAGTAAGGAGTTTTCTGAAAAAATGAACATCTCTCAAAATGAAAGCGAATCATCTGAAGCGAATGAACTCGACGAATCAGAAGAAACAAGCTCTTGCGAAGAAGATGAATCTGGAGACTCGACGGACGAATCCGACCAGGATGAAGCGGATCTAGAACTAGCACGTAGCTTTTGTCCAAAGAAACGGTCCACCCCCAAAGACGAGGGTAACAAGCGAATGAGCCGAGAGCACAATTCCGCTACTAAGTGCAAACCAACATCCTGTATCTTGACTCGAAATCAGTTAGCAGCTCGTCAGGTCGTTTCCAAGGAACTTCCTATCTTTACCGGAAATCCCGAGGAGTGGCCAATGTTTCTCTCAACTTATGAGAACACTACATCAATGTGCGGTTTTCGGGACGACGAAAATATGATCCGCCTTCGAAACTGTCTGAAGGGAAATGCGCTCACATCGGTTCGAAGTTTTCTTCTTCACCCTTCTACTGTGGACAAAGCGATGGCAGCTCTTAAATTGCGGTTTGGTCAACCACACTCAATCATCAACGCCTTGAAGGAAAAAATTCTTTGTATACCGCCTTTGAAGCCAGATGCAATTGACAAACTTATCGACTTCGCGTTGGCTGTGCAAAATCTGTATGCGACCATCGGTGCATGTGGGCATAAAGAATATTTGCGGGACGTATCCTTACTGCAGGAACTTGTAGCCAAACTTCCACCTTCTATCAGATTAGACTGGGCCAGGCAGTGTAGAAATCTTCGAAAGGTGAATTTAGCCGCTTTCAGTAAATGGGTTTATACGCTTGCTGAGGATGCCTGTCTCGTCGTTGGGAATACCGACAAGCAGCAGTTTCACGACCAATATGGGCCACACAAAGGAAAAGCCACATTAAACGTGCACTCTGAATTGGCGGGATCCAGCCTACAATATGAGAAGTCGCCGAAACAGGAAGCACCAACTGGAGCACTTGATAATGAGAACACCGCGAGTTGCGCCATCTGCCGAGGAGAATGTCAATCACTAGAAAGATGCCAAAAATTCCAGAATTTATCGTACGATGAAAAATGGGCAGCTGTACGTGAGTTCAAGGTATGTCGAAAGTGCCTAAAAAATCACAAGGGGGGATGCAATTATCAACCATGTGGTAGGGATGGATGTATATTTAAACACCATCCGCTATTACACAAAGTTCTTAAAGCGGAATCACCAATTACATATACACCAAACGGAGCCCAATCATGTAATACCCACCGAACCCAACCAAATTCAAGTCTTTTCCGTTATGTGCCTGTTGTCCTGCACGGTAAACAAAAGAGCGTTGAATGTTACGCGTTTCTCGATGACGGATCAGAATTGACACTCATTGACCAAGAGATTGCTAATGAACTAGAGCTCGCAGGTATTCCACGTCCATTATGCCTTAAATGGACTGGTGGCACTGAGCGATACGAAGCTGAATCACAAAGTGTAGACCTGTTCATCTCCGGACAGAATGGCAAACGGTATCTCATGGACGATGTGCGCACTGTCCAAGAACTTCAGCTGCCCAGACAAACACTAGACGTTGAACGTCTTCAGAATTTACATCCTTATCTTCGAGGTATACCCGTGCAATCTTATCGTGATGTCTGCCCACGCATTCTGATTGGTGTGAAACATGCCAGTGTGTCGCTAGTACGTAAAAGCCGCGAGGGGCAACCATCTCAACCCATTGCAATTAAAACCAACGTGGGTTGGATCGTTTATGGTGGATCGTCGACGGAACAATCGGTTACCATGACACACTTTACCAATCACGAATGCTCATGCGATGGCAATCATGACGACGCTCTTAATCGCACAATGAAGGAATACTTTAACTTAGACAGCTTAGGTGTCACGAGACCCGTAAAAGATATCCGTTCCAGAGATGATGAATACGCCCTAAACCTTTTAAATGAACTCACGCGTATCAATGGGCAACGTTTCGAAACTGGACTACTCTGGCGACAAGGTGCGATTCGACTGCCAGACAGCAAGTCGATGGCATTGCAGCGCTTTAAAAGCTTGGAAAAACGCATGGAAAGGGATGAAATACTATCCCATGCCTTGAACGAGAAGATTGCGGATTATCGCGCAAAAGGATATATACGCAAATTGGAAAGTGAAGAAATCAACCGAGTGCATGAGCATGTTTGGTATTTGCCTGTGTTTCCCGTTACGAATCCAAACAAACCAGGCAAGGTGAGGATAGTCTGGGACGCGGCAGCATGCAGTTATGGTATCTCTCTGAATTCCGCACTGCTCACCGGTCCTGATCTGCTGGTTTCTTTGATATCTGTTCTCTACAAATTCCGTGAACGTCGATTTGCCATATGTGGCgatatttgtgaaatgtttCACCAAATTCGTATCCGTCGGGAGGACCAAAACTTTCAACGGTTTCTATGGCGAGACGACTGTACGCAGAAGGAGCCAAGCGTTTTTGTTATGCAGGTGATGACGTTTGGGGCGTGTTGCTCACCCTGTAGCGCACAGTTTGTCAAAAACCACAACGCGGAGCGCTTTGCTAAAGACTATCCAGAAGCTGTGAATGCAATCATCAAAAGTACATACGTCGACGACATGTTATGCAGCGTTGATACAGAGGATGAGGCCGTTCGTCTGGCGCAGGAAGTCTATTTCGTTCACAAGCAAGGGGGATTCGAAATCAGAAATTGGATGTCAAATTCCCCCCGCGTGTTGGCTGCTTTGAACGAAGATCAGTGGACAGAAAAGAGCTTAGACTTAACTTCGGACTTAGCTACGGAAAAGGTTCTGGGAATGTGGTGGTGCACTGCTTCTGATTGCTTCACCTTCAAGATCAATTGGCACCGTTTCGatgaaaacattctcaatgggaGACGTCACCCTACAAAACGAGAAGTACTACGGACACTCATGACCATCTACGATCCAATAGGACTTATTTCACAttatttgatgttcctgaaagtGCTTTTGCAAGACATATGGCGGTCATCTGTAGGATGGGACGACGCAATAGAAGAAACACATAACAACAAGTGGCGCACATGGCTCAAACTTCTTCCACAagtagaaaatttgaaaattccaaGGTGCTATTTACCAACCACGATCGCAGGCGATTTAATAGATGTCCAACTACATACTTTTGTAGATGCTAGCGAGTTGGGAATGTCTGCGGTAGTTTACCTTCGAATTGAAAGAGGGGCCAGAATAGAATGTTCATTGGTCGGCTCAAAAACACGTGTCGCTCCTATAAAATATCTCACGATTCCAAGGTTAGAACTACAAGCAGCGGTAATCGGTGCAAGGCTAGCTGATTCTATTGCCGGTAGTCTTTCCATAAAGATCTCCCGTCGATTTTTCTGGAGTGACTCTCGAAACGTACTGTCCTGGCTCCGTGCGGATCATCGAAGATACAGTCAATTCGTTGCGGCTCGTGTGAGTGAAGTTCTTGAACTGACGGAGCTCAAAGACTGGCGGTGGGTtccaacaaaacaaaatgttgctGACGAAGGAACCAAATGGCAACGGCAACCGAGTCTAACAATTGATAGTAGGTGGTTCAATGCACCAACGTTTCTTCACCTACCGGAGACAGAATGGGTCGTGACGCCGCTTGAATTGAGAGTTACAGAGGAGGAGCTTCGTGTTACTGTTCATGCCCacatcaaaggcaaagatccgATCTTGTTGGCGAAGGACTTCTCGTCCTGGAGACGCTTAATTCGCGTTACAGCTTACGTGCTGCGCTTCATAAATAATGTTCATCGCAACCAGTTGACTAAAACCTCTAGCTACCTGTCTGGCGATGAGATAAAGCGCGCGGAAGAGTATCATTTCAGGCAAGCACAGAAAGATGCGTATCCAGCAGAATTGTTTATACTAAAAATAGAGAAGGAAGAACAagcaaaaattagaaaaattccTAGGAATAGTTCAATTTACGGATTGAATGCAGTTTTGGACCACAGTGGACtaataagaatgaaaggaaGAGCTGGGGCGTGTCCCTATCTGGATGCAGAGGCTATTAGTCCAATTATTCTCCCATCGGATCATCATATAACCAAACTAGCTGTAATTGACTTCCACGAAAAATATCATCACCAGAATCAGGAAGCGGTTATCAACGAGGTCAAGCAACGGTTCTGTATTCCACGACTAAGAAGACTCTACGGCCAGATTCGATCGAGCTGTCAACGTTGCAAGATACGTGATGCAAACCCGCAACCTCCAGCGATGGCGGACCTACCTCCTTGCAGATTAGCAACGTACGATCGGCCCTTCACACATACAGGTGTCGACTATTTCGGTCCGATGGAAGTAACAGTGGGACGAAGGGTAGAAAAAAGGTGGGGTGTCCTGCTAACGTGTCTTACTATCCGAGCAGTACACCTGGAAATAGCTAGCTCTCTCAACACAAGCTCCTGTATTATGGCTTTGAGAAACTTTGCCGTACGACGTGGAATGCCTGCTGCATTCTACAGCGATCGAAGAACAAATTTCATTGGTAGTGATCGGGAATTAAAACGGCTTATACATGGTATCGATCAAACCCTCATGGCAAAAGAGTTTACAACACCACAGACTACATGGCACTTCAATCCACCGGCGGCTCCCCATATGGGGGGGAGCTGGGAACGGCTGATACGATCGATAAAGCGAAACCTATCGGAGATAATGAAGGCCAGACGCCCAACTGATGAAGAATTACGGAATGCACTCCTGGAAATCGAAGGTGTTCTGAATTCGCGCCCTCTGACGCACGTACCTGTGGATAACGAATCAGCACCAGCACTTACACCTAACCACTTCCTGTTAGGATCCTCAGATGGATCTAAACCGTTGACAATCTTGAACGTTAGTTCGATTTCATTACGACGTGGGTGGCAAACATCGCAGGTCATTGCTAATCAATTCTGGAAGAGATGGCTTCGTGACTACTTACCCGAAATAACGCGGCGCTCCAAATGGTTTGATAAAGTAAAACCAATTGAAATAGGCGACATTGTTCTGATCGTGGATCCTGATCATCCCAGGAACTGCTGGCCCAAAGGACGAGTCATTAATACAGTCAACAAGGATGGGCAGGTTCGAAGAGCTACGATACAAACGGAACGAGGTATTTATGAACGACCAGCTGTTAAATTGGCAGTTCTTGACGTAGGGTGCGTTGCGGAGTAG